The Cynocephalus volans isolate mCynVol1 chromosome 17, mCynVol1.pri, whole genome shotgun sequence genomic interval GATTTTGGGTTGgatgattattgttttttagttctttgaggtgctgTGCTAGGTTgtttttgaagtctttctatccTTTTGATGTTAGCATTTATTGTAATGCACCTCTCTCCCAGTGCTGCTTTTgtagtgtcccacaggttttggtatgatgtgtctttgttttcatcaatttcaagaaatgttttgatttcctgtttaatttcttctttgacctgtaGATTATTCAGAAGCATGCTGATTAATTTATTTGCACAGTTTCTGAagtttcgcttgttattgatttctagttttaatctattgtagtccaaaaagatacttgaaatttcaatttttaaaaatttgttgagactttattcATGACCTAACATgccatctatcctggagaatgttccatgtgctgatgggaagaatatacattctgtagttgttatgtgaaatgttctatagatgtttGCCATGTCCATttgatctaaagtgtagtttaattcctgtatttctctgttcaTTTATTGCCTAGGTGATCTGCCCATTGTTGacagaggggtgttgaagtctcagCTATTCTTGTATTGGGGTCCATCTCTCTAGGTCttatagtatttgctttatatatctgggtgctccaatgttgggtgtgtatatatatttatgattgttatctcctcttgctggatagatccctttatcattatatattggccatctttatctcttttaagaATCTCTattcctgctcacttttggtttctatttgtctggtatatctttttctatctcttcacaCTTAGTaggtgtgagtctttataggtgagatgAGTTTCTTGCAGGTAGCATATGGTTGCATCTAGTTTTTCAATCCATgaagccagtctatgtctttggAGGGGGGAATTCAGTctttttacatttagggttgttattgacagatattgtcttactcctgacattttatcaagttttgaatagtttgtttgaaataccttttgttcctttctttccttttttgtcttcagtgtttgttggttttttgaagtggaaatacatatttctatttctttctcctttgcataTTTGCactgccagtgggttttgttctttcttgtttatttatggtggtgattatcatattttgattccagatgtagaactcccttgaggatttcttgtggtgctggtcatgtgatgatgaactcctgaagtttttgtttgtctgggaaatgtgccatttctccttcatttctgtggGATAACCTTGTTGGGTATAGtaatcttggctggcagtttttttctttagtactttaaatatatcattccaaTCTCTCCTGAAACATAAGATTTCTgctaagaaatctgctgttagtctgatgagaaCTCCCTTgtagttgacttgatgcttttctcttgctggattcaggattctctctctgtctttgacttttgacagtttgactacaatgtgtcttggagaggacatttatggactgaatctgtttggggatcttcgagtctcttggatctgaaagtctatATCTCTCCCagtacctggaaagttttccactattatttcattgaataggttttcaataccctctcttttcctttgcatataacctacacacatcctcttataaactttaaatcatctctaggtaaCTTGAAATATGACATACAATGTAAGTGCTATATAAATTGTTGTTATgccatgtttttttatttttattattctgtatgGTTGTATTGTTATCGATTatagtttttcttaaaaataaagactgtggaaaagcttttaaccaaaagtcacaaGTCAGCATTCATCAGcaaactcacacaggtgagaaaccataagAATGTagagaatgtagaaaaacttttaaccaaaagtcacatctcagcaggcatcagagaattcacatagGTTAGAAATCATGTGAATGTAAGGAATGCAGGAAAACATTTTACTGGAACTCACCATAATAGACATGAACAAATTCACACATGGGAATATCACAATTAATGTAATGGCTGTGGGGAAAGGTTATGCTATAAGTCACACCTCATGTTTCATCAGAGAACTTACAGCAAGAAGAAGCCCTGTAGATGTACAACAGTCCCTTGGTATTGGAGGTCAGTTCTAGGAACCTGTTGAAGAAAACACTTGCAAATGATCAAGCCCCTTCTATAGATGGTGTACTTTTTCACTTTTATCTATGcactttcttctgtgtgttttacATCTTGAGTAGATTATTTATATTACTGAATACAGCAGGAATTCATTGTAAATAGTCATAATACTGTGTTGTTTTTTATGTGTTGTGGaactgaaccccttcccccacccttaaatattaactgactagcttttctgcttctgtaattagcttgtgcaaggttttacaagcccctgcaggtgggactttctggtaagggcagatgaaggacttcccaaaccgcccaaagttcacccagttccgggaagggcctaaccacgcAAGGGATGGGCtattgggcaattccccagttcctcgtctgtataccaccccactgaaagccaccaatgaaattaaaagtcacctcaggtgaccaataagctgtatacaactcatcctgttgccaaagtctgcctaccaaactgtataaaaagtgctcgtgttaagaaCTCGGGgccgtttctgtcctgaagacggagcaaccccagcatgctggaaataaaaaacctcttgcttgattgcagcgatctctgtctcctggtctttgcaagatgagccttcccaacaagtaagattcacacttttgggccagtcttacagtgtataatacttttttcttttgatttttaagaatttttgtttggttgaaTCACCAGATGTGTAACCCTCAGATATTGAAGGAGGTCAGTAGTGATGAAAACATCTTTTTTCAACAGTTACAGGACTAAGTATAGTTAGTATATTGTTGGTtcgagcatggtgctgataacaccatggttcactgtactgaccagccacaaaaaaacaaaaaaagaaaagtaaagtaaaaagaaCTCACATTGCAGCAGCCATGAAATAATTTACACAGGGGGGAAATTTTGTATGGATTTGACTGACTATGTATTTTCTTCaaaacatcttttttctcttgtaaagATGCCTGCAATCTCAGCCTTTAATTATTGTGTGTGGAACCATGTAATTTAGCTCTATTCAGGAGAGTATGGAGACGGGTGATAAGTGTTACTTCCAGgccaagcaataaaaaaaaatgttcgtgaaaaaaaattctttttcatctGTGTTTGGTTTGATCCATGAATGTGGAACCCATGTATAGAAAGCCAACTGTTtataatgccactgaactgtacacttaattaaaatggtatattttgTAATGCATATTTTGTCACAAAAATTAACAGATGGATCAATATATGTGGCCATATTAGCACCAACTAATCAACAAAGAAGAGCTTTTATGTGAAAACTCAGCAGCAAAGATAAGCGATGTAATCACCTTGGTATAATCACTTTATTAGCTTTATAGGGTTTGTAAAAATGCTTTAATTCTAAATGGTTCCTTAGGCATGCTCATACCTGTGTCCATGTGGCATCCTGCACCTATCCAGTGCTACCCACCCCTATTATGGGGGCAGAGTGATCCGGCATCTCTCTTGTGGGCACAGTGGCCCACCCATAGCCCCAGTGACCTCATGTGGGACAGCCCACCCCAGCTGGGAAGATCCAGGGTGTTCCAGTAGTGCTCTTAGGGTGATCTGAAGGTTCTCAGTTTAAATGGATGTCCCTAGGCTGAGTTCCTGGGGGTGGAGATTAGGACTTTAGTCTTTGAGGGGGATATTTGGGTGCTTAGCAGCCCCTCAGCTCCAATGGATGACTCAATTGTGTAACTGGGGCTCTGTGCAGAGCTGTGTACCCCCAGGAGAGGTGTTGAGGTACTCCATAGCTTTACTGTTGAAGTTGGTGATGCTCAGTGGGGTCAATGGATTTGGTGTGGGACCCTGTGCTTGCAGGCAGGACACTGGATGGTCTGCCCCACTGCTGTTCAAGTGGGATATTCTGAATGAGATATTGGCAGTTTTGGGTGGGAAACTTTGACCCCAAAAGGGGTGCTGTGGCCCTCTATAGCTCTTCAGCAGGTGTGGTTACTCTGGCCAAGGCCATTGTGGTTGTGGACAGGGCCCTGTGATCCTAAGAGCACTACTGGAATTCTCTGGATTTCCACAGATGGGGTGGGGCTGTCCTGCGTGAGGTCACTGAGGCTATGGGTGACTTACTGGGGCATGCAGCTCTGTGCGATCTCACTGGTGCTGCAGGTGTGGGTCTGTACTGGAGAGAGGCTTACCAGTTCTCCATTACCTCCTTATGGCTACATGGGTTACACAGCCCCTCACCAAAGAAGGTGGGGTTGCCAGCAGTGGATTGGTACCCCAGTTAGGCAGTTTTCTGACTCTGTAAAGTGTACATGCTGACCCCCTCTGTCAGTGCACTCTCGTTGTACTGGACCATCTGTTCCCAGGGCACAGGATGCCACATGGACACAGGTGTGGGCAAACCAGAGCAATGATGTGGCCACACGGGAGTAAAACCGCTAGGGGGGCCAGAGAGAAATGGTCTCAGGAGATGGGGCCAATCTCCAATCTGCTACCTGAGCAGAAGCCTGGGgcttgggggctgggggtggtttAGCGTGTGACCCTCCCTGGGTCAGTTCAGCCGCATGTGCCACCAGGATTTCCCAGCAGCAGGCGCGTGGCCACAGAGGCCGCCTCTGACAGAGGCGTGTGAGTTCTCTTCCCACTCCTCACGGCTATCAGTATTGTAGGGGCATCCTGCCAGTGTAGATGGGGTCGTCAGCCAGACCTAAATAAGCTATTTTTTAGGTCTGGAGGGTGCGCATGTGCGCTGACCCCCTTGCTGCACTGGACTGTCCATTCCCAGGGTGCAAGGCGTAAGCCAAGGGCTGATCCTGGTCCCAAGCTCGCCACAGCAGTCTGGGACCTGGAGAGTGGAGGCAGCTCTGGGTGAGTCCCTCCCCAGGCCAACGCAGACACGCTTGCCTGCAACAGTTCCTGACACTGAGTGCCCGGCCGCACAGGCAGCGCAGACTCCCCCGTGGGCTGGGCTGCTAGACCTCTTGTCTTCCCATGGGTAAAAACTTCTTCTGAATCCCTACTATGGGTTGGGGCTTTTCCTTATTGCTTTGTGGTGAAACATGCTAGTCCACAGTTGTAATCTGCATTAGATGCATGAACTAgatatttcaaaagagaaaggCTAAAGAGATGGAGGAAGAAAATTGGGAGTTGGctgattattttataatttattaagacATTTATAACCACGactcactttatttttataaaaaagcaagacacatTCTTATAGAAAGGTGTTgacaatctcctctcttctaactGGACTGTAAGTACTTTTAAGGACAGAAGCTAtaatttattttgcctttcttACAGAATTAAGCAGAGTGCtttcacatagtaggtgcttaacatATAGTTGTTGTTTTGATAATTAAACTCCTAGAGGTAGCAAGTATGCACGTTCTATTCTGTTCTCCCAGTCAGCTTTCTCAAGGCCTGTTTCATGTCCTTGTTCCTAAGGCTATAGATGAAAGGGTTTAGCATGGGGATCACCACGGTATAAATGACAGTGACCACACGGTCCTTTGTCACTGAGTAGGTGGACGAGGGGCGAATGTACACTGAGATGGCAGTCCCATAGTATAGTGCCACTACTGTGAGGTGGGATCCACAGGTGGAGAAGACCTTGTACCTGCCTCCTCCTGAAGGGACCCTCAGAACGGCCCGGGTGATGTGGACGTAAGAGACAATAATGAAGATAAAGGGACTCATGATCACAAAGGAGCCCTCTGTGAAAGCCAAAAGCTCATTGACAGAGGTGTCGGAGCAGGAGAGCGTGAGCAGTGGCTGGACGTCACAAAAGAAGTGGTGGATGACATTGGGCCCACAGAAGGAGAGGCGGGCCATGAGAATCGTGTGGGTGAGTGAGTGGAGGTGGGACACTGCCCAGGACGCCATCACCAGCAGGAGACAGCGCCTGGGGCTCATGGCCGTGTTGTAACGCAGTGGGTTACAGATGGCCATGTAGCGGTCAATGGCCATGGCTGCCAGGAGGAAGCTGTCAGTTATCGCACAGGCCACAAAGAAATACATCTGCGTGAGGCACTGGGCAAAGGCGACCTTCTTGCTCTTGCTCAACATGTTTGCCAACATCTGTGGCACAATGACGTTTGTAAAGCAGATGTCCACAAAAGAcaggttggagaggaagaagtacatgggtgtgTGGAGGTGGGCATCCCCCCGTATGGCTGCAATGATGACTGAGTTGCCAGCCACATTGACCAGGTACATGGCCAGGAAGCTGGCAAAGAGCCACACCTGCTGTTTGGGGTCAGTGGTCAGGCCCAGAAGGAGGAATTCAGTGATGTGACTCTGGTTTTCCTTCGGCATTGCTGTGCTGCAGGCAGAAGATAGGAAGGAGTGTTAGGAGTGTGTCCTGGCTTGGAGTTTCCAGTTGTTATAACTTCCTGGGAGTGGCAGAACAGTTGACAGGAGCATGGATTTCGATGTCCCACAGGTCTGATTTTTCATTCTGTCCATCACTGATTTACACTGTAAGCGTGAAGTTCGCCTCCTATgtgttcatttccttcatctgtaaaaagagaaattatgcAATCACCTCCTCAGACTCTTCTGTTTTGGCcaggatttctctctttttggctTCCCAACTAGGGATGTCGGGATATGTTAACTTCTCCCTAAAGAAAATGCATGTATATCCTAGAGATGATATTGTGAGCTCCAACTTCCTTGCGAAGTTTGTGGAATGGGTTTGGGAGGGTGAGTGAGTAACAATCAAACCAGGAGTTCATGGATTTGGAAAGTCTACAATCCCCTGGGATGTGATGTATGGCATGGGGGTAGAGCCACTTTCTGAGATTGTGGGGCACGGGGGCGGAACCACTTTCTGAGACTGTGGGGACACGGGGTGGAACCACTTTCTGAGACTGTGGGGCACGGGGGTAGAACCACTTTCTGAGACTGTGGGGCACGGGGGCAGAACCACTTTCTGAGACTATGGGGCACGGGGGCGGAACCACTTTCTGAGACTGTGGGGCACGGGGGGCGGAACCACTTTCTGGCAGATGGAAGTGTCCATCTGGTTTGGTTAAACCTTTCATTTCATGCAGGTAGGTTGCACTAAGACCATTACAACAGAAGTAATA includes:
- the LOC134366044 gene encoding olfactory receptor 1L6-like, whose product is MPKENQSHITEFLLLGLTTDPKQQVWLFASFLAMYLVNVAGNSVIIAAIRGDAHLHTPMYFFLSNLSFVDICFTNVIVPQMLANMLSKSKKVAFAQCLTQMYFFVACAITDSFLLAAMAIDRYMAICNPLRYNTAMSPRRCLLLVMASWAVSHLHSLTHTILMARLSFCGPNVIHHFFCDVQPLLTLSCSDTSVNELLAFTEGSFVIMSPFIFIIVSYVHITRAVLRVPSGGGRYKVFSTCGSHLTVVALYYGTAISVYIRPSSTYSVTKDRVVTVIYTVVIPMLNPFIYSLRNKDMKQALRKLTGRTE